One Opitutaceae bacterium DNA segment encodes these proteins:
- a CDS encoding ATP-dependent Clp protease ATP-binding subunit: MNNFTPRAQQVLALARKEADRFHHNYVGTEHILLGLIKLGQGVAVSVLQKMGLDLETVRNAVEKQVGTGTETKTQGSIPYTPRVKKVLALAGKEAKALNHSYVGTEHILLGLLREGEGVAARVLKSLDVDIERTRNEILRELDPQFSGSSDTPPAGEEAAAPSPRGGGGEDGKKDVKTPALKAFGRDLTELARKGELDPVVGRKNEIRRVVQILCRRTKNNPVLIGEAGVGKTAIVEGLAQEIANGIVPEILFDKKVITLDLALMVAGTKYRGQFEERIKAVMDEIRRAKNVILFIDEMHTIVGAGAAEGAMDASNIFKPALSRGELQCIGATTLNEYRKYIEKDSALDRRFQSVKVEPPSVEDTITILKGIRGKYEDHHKAIFSDKSLETATKLSDRYITGRFLPDKAIDVMDEAGARARIGALSRPPDVEDLTKQIEVVCASKEQAIAAQHFEEAAKFRDQEKQLRLKQEQITEQWKKAREEKRVEIDEDLMMQVVADWTGIPLSRMEKKESERLLGLEDEIRKVVVGQEAAAVAIARALRRSRADLKDPRRPIGSFMFVGPTGVGKTETAKQLAAQMFGNQDALIQIDMSEYMEKFAVSRLIGSPPGYVGYEEGGQLTESVRRRPYSVILFDEVEKAHPDVLQLLLQILEDGRLTDSLGRTVDFRNTIIIMTSNVGAALLQRQTTMGFGAASGSFSDHERMREKVLEEAKRIFKPEFLNRISDIIFFRPLDRNDLTKIVDIELVKFARRLVERKIVLEFTEEAKALLTEKGYDEKYGARPLRRAVEHYLEDPLAESLLRGDVKDGETVLVIRNGDKLEFKQKEPSPSAADTGVAT, from the coding sequence ATGAACAACTTCACGCCTCGAGCCCAGCAGGTGCTGGCGCTGGCTCGCAAGGAGGCCGATCGCTTCCATCACAACTATGTTGGAACCGAGCATATTCTGCTTGGACTCATCAAGCTTGGCCAGGGAGTCGCGGTATCGGTCCTCCAAAAGATGGGACTCGACCTGGAGACGGTGCGCAATGCGGTCGAAAAGCAGGTCGGAACCGGCACCGAGACCAAGACCCAGGGCAGCATTCCCTATACTCCCCGGGTGAAGAAAGTGCTGGCGCTTGCCGGCAAGGAGGCCAAGGCGCTGAACCACTCGTATGTCGGCACCGAACATATTCTGCTCGGTCTGCTGCGTGAAGGGGAGGGTGTCGCGGCCCGGGTGCTGAAGTCGCTTGATGTCGACATCGAGCGCACGCGCAACGAAATCCTTCGCGAACTCGACCCCCAGTTTTCCGGTTCATCCGACACACCTCCCGCCGGTGAGGAGGCTGCGGCGCCGTCTCCCCGCGGGGGAGGGGGCGAGGACGGCAAGAAGGACGTCAAGACCCCCGCCCTGAAGGCGTTTGGGCGCGATCTGACGGAACTCGCCCGGAAGGGCGAGCTCGATCCCGTGGTCGGACGCAAGAACGAGATCCGGCGGGTCGTCCAGATTCTCTGCCGTCGCACGAAGAACAACCCCGTGCTCATCGGTGAGGCGGGTGTGGGCAAGACGGCCATTGTCGAGGGACTGGCCCAGGAAATTGCCAATGGAATCGTTCCCGAGATACTCTTCGACAAGAAGGTCATCACGCTGGATCTGGCGCTCATGGTTGCCGGAACAAAGTACCGCGGCCAGTTCGAGGAGCGCATCAAGGCGGTGATGGATGAGATCCGGCGTGCGAAAAACGTCATCCTGTTCATTGACGAGATGCACACGATTGTGGGCGCCGGCGCCGCCGAAGGCGCCATGGATGCCTCCAACATCTTCAAGCCCGCGCTCTCACGCGGAGAGCTTCAGTGCATCGGGGCGACCACCCTGAACGAGTACCGGAAGTACATCGAGAAGGACTCCGCCCTGGATCGTCGTTTCCAGTCGGTCAAGGTTGAGCCGCCGTCCGTCGAGGACACCATCACGATCCTCAAGGGCATCCGCGGCAAGTACGAGGATCACCACAAGGCGATCTTCAGCGACAAGTCGCTGGAAACTGCGACCAAGCTTTCCGATCGTTACATCACGGGTCGGTTTCTTCCCGACAAGGCGATCGACGTCATGGACGAGGCGGGTGCCCGCGCCCGCATTGGCGCCCTCAGCCGGCCGCCGGACGTCGAGGACCTCACAAAGCAGATCGAAGTGGTCTGCGCCAGCAAGGAACAGGCCATCGCCGCGCAGCATTTTGAGGAGGCCGCGAAGTTTCGCGACCAGGAAAAACAGCTGCGGCTCAAGCAGGAGCAGATAACTGAACAATGGAAGAAGGCCCGTGAGGAGAAACGGGTCGAGATCGACGAGGATCTGATGATGCAGGTCGTCGCCGACTGGACCGGAATCCCCCTCTCGCGGATGGAGAAAAAGGAGAGCGAACGCCTGCTTGGCCTCGAGGACGAAATCCGCAAGGTGGTGGTCGGGCAGGAGGCTGCCGCGGTGGCGATCGCCAGGGCGCTCAGGCGCTCGCGCGCGGACTTGAAGGATCCGCGGCGCCCGATCGGATCCTTCATGTTCGTTGGACCGACCGGAGTGGGCAAGACCGAGACCGCCAAGCAGCTCGCGGCGCAGATGTTTGGAAACCAGGACGCGCTCATCCAGATCGACATGAGCGAGTACATGGAGAAGTTTGCCGTTTCCCGGCTGATCGGCTCCCCTCCCGGCTACGTCGGTTACGAGGAAGGCGGCCAGCTGACGGAATCCGTCCGCCGTCGTCCGTATTCGGTCATTCTTTTCGACGAGGTTGAAAAGGCGCATCCGGACGTTCTCCAACTGCTGCTTCAGATTCTCGAGGACGGCCGTCTGACGGATTCCCTCGGCCGCACCGTGGATTTCCGGAACACGATCATCATCATGACGTCGAATGTCGGTGCGGCGCTGCTCCAGCGCCAGACGACGATGGGTTTCGGCGCCGCTTCCGGAAGCTTCTCCGATCACGAGCGCATGAGGGAAAAGGTGCTCGAGGAGGCCAAGCGCATCTTCAAGCCGGAATTCCTGAACCGCATCTCGGACATCATCTTTTTCCGTCCGCTCGACAGGAACGATCTGACCAAGATCGTCGACATCGAGCTGGTGAAGTTCGCCAGACGCCTCGTCGAGCGCAAGATCGTGCTTGAGTTCACCGAGGAGGCCAAGGCGCTGCTCACGGAGAAGGGCTACGACGAAAAATACGGTGCGCGCCCGCTGCGACGCGCGGTTGAGCACTACCTGGAGGATCCGCTGGCCGAGTCGCTTCTGCGGGGGGATGTGAAGGATGGCGAAACCGTCCTCGTCATTCGCAACGGCGACAAGCTGGAGTTCAAACAAAAGGAGCCGAGCCCGTCCGCCGCGGACACCGGCGTGGCCACCTAG
- a CDS encoding prolipoprotein diacylglyceryl transferase — protein MIPMATWVHTWDPFLIKFSDNFGIRYYGLAYVLGFVGAAWMMIRYAKRGRTRMTEAQVSDLMMGMVFGVVIGGRLGYFLLYHFGELAANPLVLFKVWQGGMAFHGGLIGVAAAIAWTAWRQQIQFSHLADVVSSVASLGLLFGRIANFINGELWGRVTSVPWAVIFPASDPTATDVERILPRHPSQLYEAFLEGLVLLVFAQWRFWKTDVVARAPGRLCGEYLLAYGVARIVCEMFREPDATLVLGLSRGTFYSIFVMLVGATFLLRSRRRHA, from the coding sequence CCCTTTCTCATAAAGTTCTCCGATAATTTTGGCATCCGGTACTACGGCCTCGCCTATGTTCTCGGATTTGTCGGCGCAGCCTGGATGATGATCCGCTACGCAAAAAGAGGACGCACCCGCATGACCGAGGCGCAGGTCAGCGACCTGATGATGGGCATGGTCTTCGGAGTTGTGATCGGCGGACGCCTCGGCTACTTTCTCCTCTACCACTTCGGAGAACTGGCAGCCAATCCACTCGTCCTTTTCAAGGTCTGGCAGGGCGGCATGGCCTTCCATGGGGGGTTGATCGGTGTCGCCGCCGCAATCGCCTGGACTGCCTGGCGACAGCAAATTCAGTTCAGCCACCTGGCTGACGTCGTCAGTTCAGTTGCAAGCCTGGGCCTGCTTTTCGGACGTATCGCCAATTTCATCAACGGTGAGCTCTGGGGTCGCGTCACCTCCGTGCCCTGGGCTGTCATTTTCCCTGCCAGCGATCCCACGGCCACCGACGTTGAACGGATTCTCCCGCGCCACCCTTCGCAGTTGTACGAGGCCTTTCTTGAAGGACTGGTCCTGCTGGTGTTCGCACAGTGGCGATTCTGGAAAACCGACGTCGTTGCAAGAGCCCCTGGTCGCCTCTGCGGTGAATACCTGCTCGCCTACGGTGTCGCCAGAATCGTCTGCGAGATGTTCCGCGAGCCGGACGCGACCCTTGTCCTCGGGCTCAGTCGCGGCACATTCTATTCGATTTTTGTGATGCTTGTTGGCGCCACCTTCCTTCTGCGGAGCCGTCGCAGGCACGCGTGA